One window of Chloroflexus aggregans DSM 9485 genomic DNA carries:
- a CDS encoding PP2C family protein-serine/threonine phosphatase has protein sequence MPDETAPSTDETPTEPLSLAAIEAERQRQLSLTPPEEDGTRQIGQDYQPALTLRRSLQGFTAAALRDIGRVREVNQDCALAMIMTLPREGSDVPVGLFVVADGMGGHQGGEIASRLAVQTVLTSVLERLVLPVIEDGILEALQPLMIEAVQEANAVIWREAQALGSDMGTTCTAALVIGHGLYVAHVGDSRCYVYEPGGLRQLTTDHSTVGRLITLGQLDPEEARDHPLRNQLYRTVGQQPNIAVDFVYHQLNNCSHIVLCSDGLWSMVDEKAIEQALHHSPWPHDVCRELIALANLAGGDDNISVVVVSLPLDEGQR, from the coding sequence ATGCCGGACGAAACCGCTCCTTCAACAGACGAAACACCAACCGAGCCCCTGAGTTTGGCAGCCATCGAGGCAGAACGGCAGCGCCAATTGAGTTTAACCCCCCCTGAAGAGGATGGGACACGCCAAATCGGGCAGGATTACCAGCCGGCGCTGACTTTGCGTCGTTCGCTCCAGGGGTTTACCGCCGCTGCATTGCGAGATATTGGTCGAGTGCGTGAGGTCAATCAAGATTGTGCTTTGGCGATGATCATGACCCTGCCGCGGGAAGGGAGTGATGTACCGGTAGGTCTGTTTGTGGTTGCCGATGGGATGGGCGGTCATCAGGGGGGTGAGATCGCCAGCCGGTTAGCCGTTCAGACGGTGCTGACCAGTGTGCTAGAACGGCTCGTGTTGCCGGTGATTGAGGATGGGATCCTCGAAGCGCTTCAGCCCCTGATGATTGAGGCAGTGCAAGAAGCGAATGCCGTGATTTGGCGAGAAGCGCAGGCACTTGGCTCAGATATGGGCACCACCTGCACCGCTGCGTTGGTCATTGGGCATGGTCTCTACGTGGCGCATGTCGGCGATTCACGCTGCTATGTCTACGAACCGGGCGGGTTACGTCAGCTTACGACCGATCACTCGACCGTCGGGCGCCTAATTACACTTGGTCAGCTTGATCCTGAGGAGGCACGCGATCATCCGCTGCGCAACCAACTTTATCGAACGGTCGGTCAACAACCGAATATCGCCGTTGATTTTGTCTACCATCAACTGAATAATTGCTCGCACATCGTGCTGTGTAGTGATGGTCTGTGGAGTATGGTCGATGAAAAGGCCATTGAGCAAGCACTCCACCATAGCCCCTGGCCACATGATGTCTGCCGTGAGTTGATCGCCTTGGCGAACCTGGCCGGTGGTGATGACAATATCTCGGTGGTCGTCGTTTCACTTCCGCTCGATGAGGGGCAGCGATGA
- a CDS encoding vWA domain-containing protein, which translates to MSKVELRITPSRSVLPALNEPQLLYALIELSAQSGATKMPRLPLNLCLVIDRSSSMRGERLQQVKQAAMQILDLLGDNESFALVTFNDRAEVVVSSQLARARAEIKRQISAIEAAGGTEMATGLALGVQELQRAMMPRAIHRLLLLTDGRTYGDESRCVEIARRAQARGIGITALGIGSEWNEDLLETIAARENSRTHYITSAADITKIFTAEVERMHSIFAQDVQVRLALPPQALVRSFDRVRPFIGPLPVMEEADSVWTATLGDWPEQDVQAFLVEVVIPSLPEGRHTLIRFNLRFRIPGSDNAVQSYDQVLQAVVRDPAEVNADVDPTVKHWLERLVAYRLQASAWQAVEEGKLEEATRRLQMAGTRLFEAGQVELARAVQEEATRLLRSGQASAEGRKRIKYGTRGLIGREEQS; encoded by the coding sequence ATGAGCAAGGTTGAACTGCGGATAACGCCTAGTCGCAGTGTGTTACCGGCCCTTAACGAGCCACAGCTCTTGTATGCGCTGATCGAGTTGTCGGCACAGAGCGGTGCAACGAAGATGCCCCGTCTGCCGCTGAACTTGTGTTTGGTGATCGACCGCAGCTCGTCGATGCGTGGTGAGCGTTTGCAACAGGTGAAGCAGGCCGCGATGCAGATTCTCGACCTGCTTGGTGATAACGAGAGTTTTGCATTAGTCACGTTCAATGACCGGGCCGAAGTGGTGGTATCGTCCCAACTGGCACGGGCACGGGCTGAAATTAAACGCCAAATTAGCGCAATCGAAGCTGCCGGCGGTACCGAAATGGCAACCGGTTTGGCGCTTGGTGTGCAAGAACTGCAACGGGCGATGATGCCGCGGGCGATCCATCGCTTACTGTTGCTGACCGATGGCCGTACTTACGGTGATGAGAGCCGTTGTGTCGAGATTGCGCGGCGTGCCCAAGCGCGTGGGATTGGGATTACGGCGTTAGGCATCGGTAGTGAGTGGAATGAAGACTTGCTGGAAACGATCGCCGCGCGAGAGAATAGTCGCACGCACTATATTACGTCTGCCGCCGACATCACCAAGATTTTTACCGCCGAAGTTGAGCGTATGCACAGTATTTTCGCCCAAGATGTGCAGGTGCGACTAGCCTTACCGCCGCAGGCCCTCGTCCGTTCGTTCGACCGGGTACGTCCTTTCATCGGGCCATTACCGGTGATGGAAGAGGCTGATTCGGTCTGGACGGCCACACTCGGTGATTGGCCTGAGCAGGACGTACAAGCTTTTTTGGTTGAAGTGGTGATACCGTCGTTGCCCGAAGGTCGTCATACGCTGATCCGATTCAATCTGCGTTTTCGCATACCCGGAAGTGATAATGCGGTGCAGAGCTATGACCAGGTGTTGCAGGCTGTAGTTCGCGATCCGGCTGAGGTAAATGCTGATGTTGATCCGACGGTCAAGCATTGGCTGGAACGGTTGGTCGCCTATCGGTTGCAGGCCAGTGCATGGCAAGCGGTTGAGGAAGGAAAACTAGAAGAGGCAACTCGGCGGTTACAAATGGCCGGTACGCGCCTATTTGAAGCGGGTCAGGTTGAACTGGCGCGTGCCGTTCAAGAGGAAGCAACTCGCCTGCTCCGCTCCGGTCAAGCGAGTGCCGAGGGTCGCAAACGGATCAAGTATGGTACGCGCGGCTTGATCGGGCGTGAAGAGCAGTCATAA
- a CDS encoding FHA domain-containing protein, with product MIICSHCQSQQLDGTIFCTVCGASLISTTSQRQTTASLNRAAESVQLLDDTATVLPAPEPTVSEPTVALVVLSSGRRITLPVTAEILIGRKDQQRSFFPDVDFSLDGGYDAGVSRRHARIICQNGTYMLEDLGSSNGTFLNRQRVPPGQPMLLKHGDEVQFGMLLVRFELHR from the coding sequence ATGATTATCTGTAGCCATTGTCAATCCCAACAACTCGATGGCACGATCTTCTGTACCGTTTGTGGGGCAAGTTTGATCAGTACAACCTCGCAGCGCCAAACAACCGCGTCGCTGAATCGGGCAGCAGAATCGGTACAATTGCTCGATGATACTGCTACGGTGTTACCGGCTCCAGAACCGACAGTAAGCGAACCAACGGTTGCGCTCGTCGTGCTCAGCTCTGGACGCCGGATTACCTTACCGGTTACTGCTGAAATTCTCATCGGGCGGAAGGATCAGCAACGCAGTTTTTTTCCCGATGTCGATTTTAGTCTTGATGGTGGCTATGATGCCGGTGTTTCACGCCGGCATGCTCGGATTATCTGTCAGAATGGCACCTACATGCTCGAAGACCTCGGTAGTTCGAACGGCACGTTTCTTAACCGGCAACGGGTGCCGCCCGGTCAGCCGATGCTATTAAAGCACGGCGATGAGGTTCAGTTTGGGATGCTCCTGGTGCGGTTTGAATTGCATCGCTAG